In Melopsittacus undulatus isolate bMelUnd1 unplaced genomic scaffold, bMelUnd1.mat.Z mat_scaffold_158_arrow_ctg1, whole genome shotgun sequence, the following proteins share a genomic window:
- the LOC117438355 gene encoding uncharacterized protein, with the protein MDVVHKAVAAMQARAEQEKEQEDVAQSHVDVSVAPATPVTLEDIETPMAVEPQAEPSSAPFTKAADEAGEVMVSPVPGDYQQEAGRAVVSPAQHEEEVLAAVTMIPGAESGISYLAPGADDEGEAAASPLSQGSQPQEEPAAFPEENDEEAKQELDCVSDKELSQGEALTMYNICVSPLVPELFQDSRADIHLESSIRSNVGTNATSEAAGDLQSVLLLTNRAGGLLQLP; encoded by the exons atggacgttgtgcacaaggctgtggctgccatgcaggcaagagctgagcaggaaaaggagcaggaggatgtggcccaaagccacgtggatgtgtcagTGGCACCAGCGACGCCAGTAACACTTGAGgacatcgagactcctatggctgtggagcctcaggcagagcccagctcagcccctttcaccaaagctgcagatgaggctggagaagtcaTGGTTTCTCCCGTGCCTGGAGATTATCAACAGGAGGCCGGCAGAGCTGTTGTCTCCCCAGCACAacatgaggaggaagttctggctgcagtgacgatgatccctggggcagagtcTGGGATATCTTACCTTGCGCCTGGAGCAGatgatgaaggagaagcagcagcttcacctttGAGTCAGGGCTCGCAGCCCCAG GAGGAGCCAGCGGCCTTCCCTGAGGAGAACGATGAGGAGGCCAAGCAGGAACTGGACTGTGTTAGTGACAAAGAGCTGTCCCAAGGGGAAGCCCTCACCATGTACAACATCTGCGTCAGCCCTTTGgtgccagagctcttccaggacTCCCGAGCAGACATCCATCTGGAATCCAGCATCCGCAGCAATGTGGGCACAAATGCGAcatcagaggcagctggagacctgcagagtgtCCTG CTTCTGACCAACCGAGCAGGGGGGctcttgcagctgccctga